TTAATAATGTATATTCCATGCTCTTCACCCCCAAACATTCTGATTTAGGAGATCTAGGGGAAGCCaagaaatcaacatttttaaCACGATCCAAGGGTGAGGTGATTTCCCAGACCAAAACCACGCAAGTTGATGATCTCATTGTTCCCCGCCAGCCCACAGATACCCTCAGTTGTCCGAGTTaggaagcagaaggaagcaaGAAAGTGCTGGCAGCCAGCCAGTTCTGTTTGGTAAGTgtagccacaaaagaaaaaaaaaaaaaaaaaagccagatggCAGGTGGAAGGGAATGGTCAGGGAGGGCCATATTCACTGTGTCCCTCGGATAATGCCTATTTGGTTGAACTGGACTTGGGGGGAGACCTCAGTCCCAAGATGGCAGGCTGGATCAAGAGTCTGCCTTCACTTCCTGCCACCCCTGCAGGCTAAGCTCGCCACCACTGCTTTTGCCCCACCGGGATGTTCTACACGAAGGCTACAAATGGGCAGTGTGGCCCCACAtagtgttgtttttaattttccaatttaaaaattggaggaTTTCACATTTAAGTATTCCAGATTTCTCTTGGGAAATCTGAAAGGTCAGCCACACGAGACTCATGTGCATAGGACCTACCTCGGCTGGAGCtgagcaggtgcagccccccTTAATTAAGGGCACCATTTTACAGCCTCACATCACCCAGCTCCTGTTGGAGGGGGCTTTGAGTTGGCTCCCTTGACTCATAAAATTTGCTCTGGGATAAGCAAGAGCATCAGAAAGCCACGTGTTGAGAGAGTATTGCCTGCCCTCCTGGATCATGGAATCGTCTCTGGACTGAAATTACTCACCTACATGGAAGAACATTGGTAAGAAACCAGCAGAGTGGGACCACCTGCTGTGCTCATGGCAAGGCTATGCTAAGGCCGCGGGGCCCTGTATTCTACGGTTTCCTGTGAAGGCACTCAGAAGTCTCTCTCCAGCCTCAGCACCGGGATCACTGTGGTGGTGTTCCTCCTGAAGAGCCGCTGTACATGTGAACCATGTCACTGGTATACAGGACTGTCCCTGTGCTCAGTGCCAGGCTCACCTCTCTGAAGCGCATTACCTGCCCTGGGGCTACCTGAGGTTGGCTCTATTTTACTTCTTAGGCTAGTTTTACTCTCActccccccactttttaaaaatcttaggatAAGATTTATATCTTTCAAGAGTAAGACCTCCAGTCTTTATTAGAATAAGGCAGTTTCTGTACCCTCCATATACCTTGATTATAGCACCTCCTACGATGTATTATACTTATCTAACTTATCTATTATTATACTATCTAACTTATCTGTTAGATATTGGCCTCCTCTAATCCTCCTCTAATCAGATGGTGAAGATGGGGCTGCATTTTATTATCACTGTGTCACTAATACCTAGCCCAGGGACTTTCATGTAGTTGACATTTAATAGGTGTTTGGAGAATGAGATGAGAGATGCTGGAGAACTCGCATAGCAGGGATCCACGGAACAGGTGGAGCAGGGGTTCGACAAGACACAACTTCTCAGACCAGAGGGATGGGAACATCAGTTGGCTCCTCTCTGACTCAAGGAACATTCCACTACTCTGGTTATATTATCACTTAAGTATATTGAGTTTGGAGAATTCACAAGGGTTTTCTGGCAGGGTAGAGAGAAGAATGGCTTTGGAGTTGACTTGGGGGTTTGAAACCCCCAAGAATGTAtatgcttcttttttaaatgattgtggGGATTCTGCTTAACCTTTCACAGCCTCATGTGGTTTGGGGTTCCAGTGGATCCTTAACTACCTTATCGTTTTATACTGTAAGTGAATCCATTGTTTTGGCACACCTCTCAGGAGAGAAATCTGAGAATACTTACCTATGTACATATACACTAGGCATATTAaaacttattaaataattttattcttttctcctttatattaCTAACAGTAGCCCAGTGTTCAGCATTTTAGaaaacttgaagaaataaaaaaaaattgggggtttacacacacatgtataaaaatatatattcggATAAGCAAATATCTGCTCATTACACTGCCCAACTTTAAGagtgccaaaaataaataaataaaatgcctgcCAATCAAATGAGAGGGCTAGATGGTTTTGCTAAAATTCATTATAACACCTTTAAATGACCAACATGTGGTAACAAAATTCAAGTTAAAGTTACAGTCAGTTAGTATGAAAGAGAACATTATGTGGCCACTGAGTATTCCTTAAGCAGAATCTGCTTTGTGCTTAGAACACAGCTAGGTTTCAACAATAAGCAGCAAAAAAGGTCAAGAAAATTTCCAACTTTTCTAATAACCGCCTTGTAATAGcaaggaaaaaatatagaaagtataACAATGGCCATGAAAATCGGAATTGTATGTTTATGAGGCTTGGGTAACAAAAGCCAACATAGTTAAGATCCTTGGTTAGTTatctctggtttttaaaaacctacaaaacataaaatatttgcttGTTGGTGCAACAAATTTAATCCGTGAGCAATAACCTGAACTATCTTTTCTTCATCAAGTACTTTAACAGTGCAAAATGTCAGCTGTCTCAGCTCACACATTCCATCACTGAAGCCTGAAGATGAACCATCTCAGGGAGGTAAAGCTGCCAAGGAAAATGCAAAGCAGCCAAAAAAATACAATGATTCACTCCTATACCAGAGTCTCTGAAGGTAGGGAGGCAGTTTCTTATGTAAGAGGTGAAATAAGTAATTCAAAATATCCATAAGCTAACATAAGATACAGTATTGAATCTTTtgacacaaaaacaaagaatacttATATTGCTATTTGGAACAGTATTCAACGTGGACAAGTAGATCTCGATGTTCTGTGGCAGGGTACTGTATATTGCACTTGGGACATTCCACCAGGCTTTCATTTAGTGCAGCAGTGGGAGTTTTTGGTGAGGCAACTTTTACTCTGTTTTCAGACTCTCCTTGGAAAGTGACTAATGGCTCTGTGAAGGCAAGCTCCCGAAGctgcttctgaaaaataaatatatatgaggtGGTTATAAATTACCCGAATTACCCAAGAAGTACTAGGCTTGGGGGTTTACATGGATAGTTCTATTAAAATACTTAGAGCCAAATGTAAAGGTAGACTTGTGTGCAAGGCTGGCCAAATTTGCTAGTTTTGTAAAAAAGCAGCAAGTtcagcaataaaaacaacaatgtaGAATCAAGAATAGCAAAAAATGTTAATGTTGATCAAACAGGTTACACACAGAAATGATGAAAATACTGCATAAAATGTTTGTGACtttcctttttcatgttttttccccctaaggaACTCAGAATAGTcaataaagcttaaaaatgaatattttatagtaCAGTCTAAAGATGATGGACAGCAGGGacacaaagaaaaaagcacaGGAAAATTATGGACTCTTTTGTATATCCTCCAGCTTCctatactttggaaaatagtaaCAGAATGAGttataaatttcaatttcaaatattataaatcCTCAAAACCAATGACTTACTAGAGTCAAAGCATATTGTCTTTTACTCATAAAGAAGCTACAAATGATTTTAAcaattgcttttttctctttcaaaaactgAGGAAGTCTATTTGTAACATTTCACCATCTGCAAATATTCTGTAGTACTACGATCATGTATAATATATGGGCCAATGGGACATAACATGCAAGCACAGATCTCAAAAGGTTATTAGTAAGAtgcaaataataaatcaaaaatcACTTCTTCAtagaagaaatcatttaaaaggcttatgttttaaaagattatgtgTTCAAAGGTAACCCACAAAACGTGCTTAATTTAATATGCTTAAAACAGTGTATTAACAGGAACAGTCTATTATCActaaaaatggcatttttctttttaaatagaaaaacagttTCCGTTGAGGATTTACAAGTGCGCTCCCTTCCCCCACGccctccagggcagcccctgtgtaGTGCCTCTAGAATCCCGCATGCTGGGGCGGAGAAGATCCAGGCACCACTAAGCGGGCGTGATGCTGAGGCCCATCATGTCCCTCTTCCTAGTGCTCTGGGTTGATGCTAAAAGGCAGCTGCTTCAGATGAAGCAGGGGTTCTTTTGCCTACTGATTTGAGAAACAGCCATTCTTAAGCTGTATCCTCCTGGTTTGGGAACTGGtttgataaataaatggaaaaacagcagcaagagaaagaagaaaagaagttttAGTTGAACCATTCCAAACTCACCAAGGATTCCAACTGTGTTATTTGATTTCTTGCTTTTCGGAGCTCCTTAAGAATTACATGCAGTTGGTGCTGCATATTCTGACGGtcaagtttttcattttcaaagtctAAAGTACATGCATGCATCTGGAACAAATGCCCAGGACAAGACAATTATGGCTTAATAGACACTGTCCGGTTCTCCGGACTAGATGTGTAAATGTTTTTCACGGCACAAGAGGCAAGCATTTGTGCCTCTCAGCAAGAATTCATCTGAGTACAATGAGATGTTGATAAATGAAGCTTACGGTTGAGGCTTTGGTTTATCCAAGGAGCAAAGCAAATGCTGGAGGTATAGGTGAGTGAGGAGGAGCTCAGGAAGTTGACTGGAatttctcctccccatccccctcccctgtttgtggggaaggggaagaagggaaagagatggCTATTCCTCAGTTTGGAATACACTAAAAACCTCTGGTCTCTGTTCTGAGAATAAATGGTGCTCTCTGAGTTCTGCTTGAAGTTATACAGTAGCCCTCATGGGGAGACCCTGCTAGGCTAGAATAGGGACTATGGAAGCCATGTGGGGAAGAATAAAATTTGCTAAGGCCAACATCACCCTGTCAAAACAATTGCCATCCTAGTTCAGAGAATCTGGTTTAGCCTAAAGACAGAAATATATGGCAAGATAAGTCAGATagtcacttaatttttttggttgttaaagtttattaaaaacatttttcagggtgcctgggcgggctcagtcgcttaagcgtctgactcttgactttgactcaggtcatgatctcagtttgtgagattgagccccacaatgggttccatgctgggcatggagtctgcttagtaagatattctctctctctctctctctctctctctctctctctttctctctcactgcccctctccacctaccccatgctctctctctctaaaaaaaaaaattcttttcatgaCTTTCAAATGGTTCTTCACAGAATAAACATGAGGAAATATTCCATTTCCTAACAAGTTAAGGTGAATTTAGAAGCAACCCCAATAAGTACCTGTTGTTCCAGCAGAGCTATCCTTGTTTGTTCTTCTTGATGCTTTAACAGAGATGTGTAAAGGAACTGGACCTGTCAGATGTAAACAGAGCCAACACCGTCATAGCTGATCTTTTGGTTGCGTGACCTGGGGTACATGAGAAGCTCACCAGTCTCACATCTCTATCTGGGACAACACCTGCTTGTCGCGCTGAGTCACTGCAGCTGCTTGTTTGATGGCAATCTATAAAGCAGCTGAGCAGAACCACCCTGGCTGAGAGTTCCCTGGGGCACAGACTGCATGGTGATGAACAGCACCAAACTCTACAGCACACACACCTACTTTCTTGAAGTACTAACATCTGCTAATATTTCTGAGTTGGATAACAAAGCTGGCAATGCCTTGCCCTCCTGGTCCGCAGAGGTGTGCAATAGAATTCTCAACCATTTTTGCTTAATCTTTTGTAAATATCACTGTGTGCACCTGTAGGCAGAAGCTAGGTGGTAAAGACTAAGAAGGCAAatgttagacttttttttaatccctctcTCAActtttggatgatttttaaaaattacttcgtATTCTAATAATAGCAATAACTAACTTCTACCCAGCCCTTGACTTTACAAAGACCTTTCACATTCTCTCAGCTGACCTTCACAAAAGCCCTTATGAAGCAAAAAGAGATTGTTGTGATTAATTTGACACACCAATGACCTGCAAGTCTGGGAAGGCAGCTGATTTTCCTAAGGCGGCACATTCTGAACTAGAGACCAGGTATGGATCCCAGATCATGTTTTTTCCATTATTCCATGCTGCCGAGTAAGATTTAAATGAATGATTTCAAAGTACTATTCAATTCTAATCATCCTAACTTAGTAACTCTAATGTTACTGACACAGACATCCTGGCAGAAGGTGGGGAGTAGAACGAGAACATGGAAGATTTGTGTGAATTAACTTGAGCACAGCATCACCATGATCAAGGTGCCAGACTGCGAACCAGCATCAATTAACCTCTTTGCTTCACACCTTCTGACTTCTGGCACacacctgcctccctctcaccAACTGCCTTGTACACCTGAGTTCCTCCACAGGGAATTCCCCATTGCTCGCCTTCTTACCCAAAGACCTTCTTACCCAAAGACCTTTGTCTCAGTACCATCTCAGGCCTCCAGTCTCTCTGCATCATATTGCCCTGCTTTTTTTTACTTGCTTATGTAGGTACTTGTTTAGGGTCTGTTTCCACTCTAAAGAATCCCATAGTAGGGCAGGAACTTGCAGGAACTTGTTTTGTTCCTTGCTGGTTCCCTAGTAGTTAACCAGACACTGGATGAGTACAATGACAATTTCAAATTCTGGATCATGGATAGTCTTACTGGTTAGGCTCACCTGAGATAAGAGCTCTTCAgatctcttcttctcctcttcaaGTTTTTCCCTAGCAATATCATTCTCTTCCTTGAGCctttgtattttctctgttttatgcCTATCGTCTTCCAGATGTTGTACATCTGCCTTTTTTTGTGAAGACAACAGTTGATTTAAATCTTGAACTTCTTTTTgggtttcttcatattttcttcgAAATTCACTAAGTTCAAAATTCAACTGAGTTATGGTCTGTCGTTCAACCTCGAGATCTTTTTTTGCATTTGCCAGGAGATGgttgtaatatttttgtttttcttcttgaagaaAATCTATGACAAACACATTGTGGCACAAGACACTTTTTATATAATAGATAATATCCCTGAGAAGTTAAAACTAAACACATTTCTATAAATaagatctcttttttttatataaataagatcttatGAAATGAAGAGTCAAGAGATAGGGTTGATATTTGACAGAACGAGAAAAAGAAGTTCAGGTACATTTTTTGAAGTTAAACAAATAGAAGAAGTGGAAACAGTAACATAGCTGTTCTATGGGAATATAAAGTAATAATGTAAAGAAGATAAATCAACAAGTAGAGATATAAACTcattgttcatatatatataattaccaaaattaaaaacaaaaatgctgaaaGCAATTGCTCTCATAGGAGGAAGAGCGAGCGATTGGGATGGGAAAGGAAGGGTGGGCAGACCTTTCTATACTTCTATTAAATTACTTTAACAAGAGTTCATATCACTTTGATAAAACAcatacagacagagagaaaaaccTATATtgccaaagaaagaaattagactTAGCTCACcactaaaatattacttttatgtaTAATAAACTTATAAAAGCATTATAGTAAAGTAACTTTGCCCccaattcttttatattttcctttttaaaatttttttatttatttgataagagagagaatgagtgaacacaagcaaggggagcagctgagggagaagcaggctgccccctgagcagggagcctgacatggggcttgatcccaggaccccgggatcatgacctgagccaaaggcacacacttaaccactgagccacggaggctcccctatattttccttattagcattagcttcatttaaaattttcaaatgtgaaGCTCCAAGATTATGAGCCTTGCCTGCCTTTCTTTAGCCTTCTCTTTATATAATTCAAAGCTTCAGTCCCGTTAGGGCTATCAGTTTTTAACAAGTGCTTTGCATGGAaggtttctcttcttttcttagtTTATAAGCTAGAACTGCTGGACctatttccccatctgtaaaatgagaataatgaccCCTCTTGCCCCACTTCTTAGGGTTCTTGTGAAACTCAAAGCCAGGGAAGCTACAAAGCCCTTGGAAAAAAGGTTGCATACTCCCTAGGATCCTTCATTTCAATTCTGTGGGAGATTCAAAGGACTGAAGAATCATCTATAAGATGTATTCTTTCTTCTGGGACTGACCAATACATGAAAGGAAGCAAAGTAAAAACATGATCAGTGAGGAGGCCAACTCTGGGGGAAATGAAGTTGGAGAAGATCTGTGAAAGTGGGGAAGGACACATAGGAAGGATAAAATTTAATGTGCCTTTAGAACTGTCAGAGATCCATCACCCTGTGCCTCTGGTCCCTTTGAtcagaaaacaatgagaaaacaaacttGCTAACATAGTCTTTCTTACTTCAGAGTTATAAGACTTGCTTAATTCACTTtctaacatatttataaaaatctaaatttgacAAATCTCTCCTTTTGGAAAATGGCAGGCAAGCCTACcccaaaagaacatttttataccAGTACCTTCTGATTCAGCCTTTTTTGTCTGCTGTGGGCGTGAATGAGCAGCTGTTTCTGGTTTCTGTTCCAACTCAAAGATCTTGGCTAAAAGTCCTTTTACATAGACCTCCCGCTGTTGATCATACACAAGCCACTGCTGATTTTTCTCCAGAgcctcaaaaagaaaatgaaagcaaatcattaataagataaaaaaaaaaccaaaatcttcaAAAGGGTAAGGGAGCCCCAGTGATGTAGCCTTTCCTAGTACAAAGAAATTCTTGTGGGTCAAATAGAACTCTAGACCACCACCACATGATTTGAAACCCAGAGATCCATTCTGACGTCAAGGTCCTTCAGAGCACCTAACACCATGGTGAAGTCATGTTTCCAGGGGGTCAAGTTCATTTGTTCTATACACAACTTGCTTTGTGTCTGTCCATGTAAATTAGAACACCTCTGTGGCAGAGTTAGAGGCCCTGCTCCAGAGATTTCCACCCAACACACAACTCTGCTCGGGAGCTCCCCATGTGGAGAGAGACACGGACTTGCGGCCCCGTTGGCTGGTGCTCCCACCCAGTCCAGCCACTTTCCTTCTCCGTTACAGATGCTGTTGCCCAATAACCTGAACTCCAAACTCCACCTTGTGGCTGCCTCTCAGAGAATCACACCTAAGAAGCCTGCCCCCTCTTTATCACCAATTTTCATCCTCTTGTGACTCAAGTAAAAATCCCACACTGGGATCACTCACTTGATTTGCAAAGGGGCTTATGAACTcagttgttatatatatatgtctacatatttttaaaagtcattttaccaaacaaataataaataaataaaataaaaattattttgccaaATATCTTCAGCTTTTTAATCTGTGGttactttgtcttttaaatagTAAGTTTCTTGAAGTGGCAGACCATGCTCTTCTGGAAGTATTCCTGGCTTTGTGTATAATATGTACTCCAGAAATCATCTGGATGATGGCATAATATTAATAAAGTAGGCAGTGTTTATTTAAGTTAGCAGATAACAGAAACTCATTCACTTTACTTTTACTGCTAACATTAGTTTACTGTTACTGctaatagtttttcattttggttcTTTCCTTCAAGAAACTAGACATGCTCTGATAGCCTTACTTGGTTGGCCACCTAGCCTAAGTCTAAAAACCTGATACCATCTGATCTGTGGTAAGACACTGGCAAATCCTCACATAAGAGGCTACATTAACTTTAGAGGATAAAGCAAGGTGGCATATATGGACAAAGGTGTGTAGATTTATGAGGTGGTGTATTATTATCAACCAGGATAAATTCATATATCCTCTGATTCTAACTCTCATTGTTCTTAACCAGTTGATCCCTGGAAATTCGGTGAAAGGCAAAGCCAAAGGAGTCTGCCAGGACAGCCCCGTATCCCCAGCAATTGCACACtaccctcccccccttcccctagTTTTGTTACTGAAAGTGGGGCACAGATTCAAGTTAAAGCTAGCAAAATAGACAATTCATCTGTTGATTCTGGGCGGAAAAGCCTAGAAATTCTTATACTGCACCACCATGCAATGAGATTATAAGTCTTCTTTCTAACCTAGAAGTTCAATCTAAGAAGATGAGACtgttcttttcttgttctttgtttctgaGAGGCTGGGCAAGTAAATCTCAACGGTTATTTGTGTAGAGTGTCCATATACATCTAAACCTCATGTCACATATGTAAAGTATGGATGAAACATCCCAGAAGGAGGCCTACATAGTGACATGAATATCCCTTCATGATAGCCAAGCTCATCTGTACTGAGACTTCTGCCCCATGGGCATACCCCATGCTATGATTTGTCTTGAGCAATGATTGACTGTTGGATCTTGGTAAACCCTGCTtttggattaaaagaaaaaagaaaaaagatgtgtcCATTTTTTGCTCAACAATGCAGACCCTCAGTTGGAAGGTGATTCCCCCATTAAGAGAGTGAGAGGAGACACAGACTATCACCAAAAACTTTAGGTTAATTAATAGAATAATCATTCTACTTTGAGAGGAAAAACAACTCTTAATAAGTTCAGTTCAACCTCTCCCTTGGTTCCCCTACGTGCTAAATCATTTAATTAGTAACAGAATTTTTGAGAGCTTCATGACACCACTTGCTAAAACTGAAGCTATGTTCCCTTAGGCTAACATTAAAATGACCCATAAACTGCCTCTTCCTATCTCTTCAGGTTACAGCCTAGCCATTTCTGGCCTCCACTGCCACCTTGCTGTCCACATAGCTATACACACCCTCTTGCCCAGAATGCCCTAGAACTCGTTCCTATATCACATGCCCACTTAAATCCCACCTTTTCATCAAGTTCCAGTGCATCCAGGGTTGTCTTTCAGGCCTCCATGCCATAAGTGCCCTCACCAAGCTCCCTCTCCTTTGTAAGCCAACAGTGATTTTAATGTCCATTCAATTTATTTGGCATCTTATACTAATG
This portion of the Vulpes lagopus strain Blue_001 chromosome 2, ASM1834538v1, whole genome shotgun sequence genome encodes:
- the CEP55 gene encoding centrosomal protein of 55 kDa isoform X1 translates to MSSRSPKGLIKGKWGSKPSNSKSETALEKFRGEISALKTSVDEITSGKGKLTDKDRHRLLEKIQVLEAEREKNAYHLTEKDKEIQRLREQLKAKYNNTTLLEQLEEKTKEGERREQLLKSLSEETDVLKKQLSATTARLAELESKASTLRLSQTMATSCINSSMNNIHEMEIQLKDALEKNQQWLVYDQQREVYVKGLLAKIFELEQKPETAAHSRPQQTKKAESEDFLQEEKQKYYNHLLANAKKDLEVERQTITQLNFELSEFRRKYEETQKEVQDLNQLLSSQKKADVQHLEDDRHKTEKIQRLKEENDIAREKLEEEKKRSEELLSQVQFLYTSLLKHQEEQTRIALLEQQMHACTLDFENEKLDRQNMQHQLHVILKELRKARNQITQLESLKQLRELAFTEPLVTFQGESENRVKVASPKTPTAALNESLVECPKCNIQYPATEHRDLLVHVEYCSK
- the CEP55 gene encoding centrosomal protein of 55 kDa isoform X2, producing the protein MSSRSPKGLIKGKWGSKPSNSKSETALEKFRGEISALKTSVDEITSGKGKLTDKDRHRLLEKIQVLEAEREKNAYHLTEKDKEIQRLREQLKAKYNNTTLLEQLEEKTKEGERREQLLKSLSEETDVLKKQLSATTARLAELESKASTLRLSQTMATSCINSSMNNIHEMEIQLKDALEKNQQWLVYDQQREVYVKGLLAKIFELEQKPETAAHSRPQQTKKAESEDFLQEEKQKYYNHLLANAKKDLEVERQTITQLNFELSEFRRKYEETQKEVQDLNQLLSSQKKADVQHLEDDRHKTEKIQRLKEENDIAREKLEEEKKRSEELLSQVQFLYTSLLKHQEEQTRIALLEQQKQLRELAFTEPLVTFQGESENRVKVASPKTPTAALNESLVECPKCNIQYPATEHRDLLVHVEYCSK